DNA sequence from the Streptomyces sp. NBC_01497 genome:
AGACCGTGTGCTGCCGCGACGAGCGGCGGGGCCTCGATGCGGCTCACCGTTTGGGTCTGCTCGTTCCGGCGGTAGCTGCGTCCTGACGCCACCCGGTCCGCGATAAACGCCACCTCGTCACCGTCACGCCACTTGGCCTTGTCGTATCGGGCAATACCGAGCCGCTTGAGCGGCACTCGCTGGCGTACGACCGTGCCGTGACCTCGTGACGACGTGACCAAGCCTTCGGCCTCAAGGGCTTTGTAGGCCTGGTGGACGGTGGACTTAGAGCCCTCGCCGTTCTCGACCAGTTCCCTGATCTGCGGAAGCTGTGTGCCAGGCGGGTATTTGCCCTGCTCACCCCGCTTGATCTCTTCAGCCAGCTTGTCCGCCAGCTCCCGCCACTTTGGCGCCATTGGGCGTCTCCTCTCGACAGATCTAGTCAAACACAGTCCCAGGACTGTTGACAGTCCTAGGACTGCGAGTCATAGTCTTCCTAACGCGTTCGCAGTCCTAGGACAGCGAGCCGCGCGGCCTTATTTGGGCTGCGCCAACGCATCGACTCAGGGAGTACTACATGCCGTCCTTCAAGATCGACGTTTCGACCGCTGTGGTGTTCGTGGCGACTGCGCCGGCGCCGAAGCTCGTCAACAAGCAGACCGGTGAGATTGCGATGGACCGGGAGACCGGTGCTCAGCTCGCGACGGTGGGTCTGCTGATCTCGGATGAGGGGGAGGGCAACCTCTACCAGGTGACCGTGCCGTCCACGGGTATCCCGGAGGGACTCGCGCCGGGTACTCCGGTGTCGGTGATCGGCCTCAAGGCGCGGGACTGGGAGAACGAGTTCAACGGGCAGAAGCGCCACGGGATCAGCTTCCGCGCGGTCTCCATCGTGGCGGGGGCCTGATCCCCATGACGGACGTGTCCACGCTGCTCGAACTCTCCGGCGTCGCCGCCGGTGCGGGCGGGATCGGCTATGCGAAGGTCCGCGCTCCTCGCGTGTACTGGTCGCTGGTGGGCCTGCCCGTCGCGATAGGCCGCTTCACCACCACCTACTCCTCGACCATGGACGTGTGCGGCCTGACGGTGCAGCCGTCGCGTCTGCGGGCGTTCCTGGTCCGCAATGTGGCCCGGCGCTCGGAGGTGCAGCCGGTTCCGCCGAAGGTCCGCCGGGTGCGGGGCACGTCGACGGGGATGCGGGTCACGCTGCGTCTGCCGGCCGGTTTGGAGCCTGCCGACGTGGCCGCCGCGTCCGAGCGACTGCGTCACGCCTGGGGTGTCCACTCGGTGCACGTCACCACGACCAAGCCCGGCTTCGTGGAACTGCGGATGACCGGCTACGACGTCCTGCGGCGGGTGCGGATGCCGCGCCGGGTGCCCTCGGGCCCCATGGTGGTGCCGGTCGCGCAGCGCGATGACGGGTCGGCGTTCGTGCGGGACTACCGCAAGGTTCCGCACGCTCTGACTCTCGGGGCGAATCAGTCGGGCAAGTCCATGTACCAGCGCAACCTGGTCAAGGGCCTCGCCAAACTCCCGGTGGGCCTGGTGGGGATCGACTGCAAACGCGGTGTCGAGCAGCGCCCCTACGCCGCACGGCTGTCGGCTCTGGCGACGAACCGGGATGAGGCTGCCGGCCTGCTGGACGTCCTGGTCTCGGAGATGGAGACCAGGTTCGACCTGCTGAGCGAGTACGGCGTATCCGACCTGTGGGAACTGCCCGCAGAGGTGCGTCCGGTGCCGCTGGTGGTGCTGGTGGATGAGGTCGCGGAACTCTTCCTCACCTCGGCACGGAAGGAGGAGGAGCGCCGGGACGGGATGGTCATGCAGATGGTCCGTCTCGCCCAGATGGCTCGCGCCGTGGGGATCTTCCTGGAGGTGTGTGGGCAGCGTTTCGGCTCCGAACTCGGCAAGGGTGCTACCGCTTTGCGTGCTCAGCTCACGGGCCGGGTCGTGCACCGGGTCAACGACAAGCAGACCGCTGAGATGGGGCTCGGGGACATCGCCCCGGAAGCCGTGTTCGCTGCGACCGCCATCCCTGCGGATCGCCCTGGCGTCGCGGTGGCCGGTGACTCCTCCGGTGGCTGGTCCCGCATCCGCACACCGGAAACCACCCCCGCCGAAGCCGGCGCCGTCTGCCGCGCCTTCGCCCACCTCACCCCGGACCTGCCGTTCCTGGCAGCGTTCCGGCCCATCGTGCCCGCCGATCCGGCCGCACCAGTCGAGGGCCCGTCGCTGGTCAAGCCCCGGCCCGTCACCGACTAACACCCCCTGCTCCACCGGTTGGCGTGACCGTCTCGCGCCAGGTCCCTACCCCGCCCATGCCTGAAACCGGAAGGGAGAACCGCCATGGCCCGCAAGACCACCACCCGCTCCGCCGCGAAGGTCCCGGCTGAACCGTCCGCCTGCACGTCGTGCAAGGGCTCGGGGCAGGTTGCCCGGACCGTCCGCGTCGGCCGCCGGCAACGCGTCGTCGGCCAACAGGAGGGCCTGTGCCTGACCTGCCTCGGCTCCGGACTGGACCCCAACGCCTGACCACCCGGGCGCCGGGCGGCCACCTCGACCGCCCGGCCCCTCAACCTCTGAAAGGAGGTGTCCGGTATGCCGCGCATCCGCTTCGACGCCGTGTTGATCCAAGCAGTGATCGCCGGAGCACTGTCCTTCGCCCACCTGCACGACCTGGCCGAAGCCGCCGGACAACATGGCTGGAAAGCCTGGGCCTACCCCATCAGCGTCGACCTGCTGTTGATGGCCGCATGGCGCCGCATGCGCACCCTGCACGCCGACAAGCAGCCGGCTGGCTCCGCGTGGGCCTGGTTCGTCGTCGCACTCATCGCCTCGCTCGGGGCGAACGTCTCGACCGCCGGCCTACTCGACCTGCACGCCGTACCCGCCTGGCTGCGCATCCTCGTCGCCGGATGGCCCGCCATCGCCTTCCTCGGCGGCACCCTGCTGGCCCACAACCCCACCTCGACGCCCGACGAAATGCCGGTCGAGCTGGCGCCGGAACCGGCCGCTGACCTGATGACTGTCGAACGCGAGGCTGACCAGGCCCCAGAACTGCCCGCCCCCGAACCGGCACCCGCACCCGATCCCGCTCCGAAATCGATACTCCCGGAGCCCGCTACCCCCTCACCCCCGGCGGTTCCTCCGGCCCTGCTCGACCACGCGCGCAAGCTCGCCGACACCCACCACGCAGCAACCGGCCAGTCGATCGACGCGGACACCCTCCGTCTCCGCCTTGGCGTCGCCGGCCCCCTCGCAGCCTCCATCGCCGCGCAACTCGCCTGACACCGAAGGGACGTTCCTCATGCCGCGTCCGCGCCGCTTCTACGACGTGATCCGCATCGGCCCCGTACAGGTCGGCTCGCACTACGACGGTCACGGCCGCACCAAGCACACCGCGACCTGCACGGCGCCCGGCTGCAACTTCTCCACCGACAAGCCCGACAGGTCCGGCGCCGAACTCGCCGCCCGCACCCACCGCTGCAACCCCTGAGGAAGGACAAGCCCCGTGTTCACGCCGAAGTACCCCCGCCCCGACACCGCCCCCAACCCCACCACCCTGCCGCCCCTGGCGCCGCTCGTGCCCACCTCGGACGGCCACGTCCCGGCCTGCACTTGCAGCCACACCCACACCCCGACCACCCCCACCCCGGGCCCGGCTCCGGTTGCGATGCGGCCGACGGTTCAGTTCACGCCCGGCGCCCTCGTCGCCCTCGCGGCCGGCGGTACCGCGGCTGTTCTGGTGATCGGCACGGTTCTGGTCTCGATACTCCTCGCCGTCGCCATCACGGGCGCTTCGGTCGCGGTGTGCGCCATCGTCATCCGCTCCCTGCTCAACAGCCAGCACAAGGCCCGGTGAGCCCCATGGACCCGATGTTCCTCGCGGCCGTGGCACCCGTGACCGGATGGGCCCTGCACGGCGGGCTGCTCGCCCGGCGCCTGTCCACCGCCCGCCGTGACCCGCTCACCGGCCTCCACACCCGTGCCGGCTTCACCACGCGGGCCGAACGCCTCATCCGCCGTTCGCCCGGCGCCGTGGCGGTCCTGGTCGACCTGGACGACTTCAAGCAGATCAACGACACCCACGGACATGCGGCCGGAGACGCGGTCATCGCCGCTACTGGCCTTCGGCTCGCCGCCTGGACCACCCGGCACGGCGTCGCCGCCCGTCTGGGTGGAGACGAGTTCGCCGCGCTGGTCGTCGGTGAGCCGCGTACCGCCGGGCTTCCGGCGCTAGCTGCCGCCCTCAACCGGCCGGTCCTCTACGACGCCGGTGTACTCCCGGTCTCCGCCTCGATCGGCGTCTGCCGCCTGACCGACCTCACCATGCCCCGCCTGACCGACGCGCTGTCTGCCGCTGACGCCGCCATGTATGCGGCCAAGGGCCACGGACGACGCAACCGATAACGGCCCCCGGGGCGGCCTCAACCGCCAAGTTTCCGCCGCCCCGGGCGCCTGCAACCCCCACCAGATCCAACGGACCCGAGAGGGAAACCCCATGATGCCCGACCACGCCCCGACCCTGCCCGTCTGCCGCCACTGCGACGGCTTCCCGACCGTCCACATCACCACCGGCACCCGCCGCCCGGACGGCACCCGCGCCACCCTCGCCGCCGTCTGCCCGGCCTGCAAGGGCACCGGCCACACCCTCCCCGCCGCCGCCCTCGCCCGCGCCGGCCGGTGAGCCTCGTGGCCCTCCTGAACTGGCGCTCCCCGGAGCACTACGACCACACCGGCGACCAGCCCTGCGTGCTGTGCGACAAGCCCACCCCGCTGCGCTCCGACCGTGGCAAGCCCGTCCACAAGGTGTGCGCCGAAGCCTGGATCGACGCCCACCCCCCGAAGAAGGAAGACGAGCGGTGACCACCTCCGCCACCGGTCCCCGCCGGGTCCTGGATCTGTTCTGCTGCTCCGGCGGTGCGGCCATGGGCTACCACCTGGCCGGCTTCGAGGTCGACGGCATCGACATCACCCACCGGCCCCGCTACCCCTTCACCTTCCACCGTGCCGACGCCCTGACCCACCTCGCCCACCTGATCACCACCGGCGACATCGCCCGGTACACGCTCGTGCACGCCTCCCCGCCCTGCCAGGACGGATGCGCCCTCACCGTGGGAACCAACCGCTCACGCGGCTGGGGACGCGACCACGTCCAACTCATCCCCGAACTGCGCACCCTCCTCGACGCGACCGGTCTGCCGTACGTGATCGAACAGCCCAACGGCAAAGCCCCGATCCGCGCCGATGTGCGCCTGTGCGGCGAAGCGTTCGGCCTGGGCGTGCTGCGGCATCGCTCTTTCGAGCTGGGCCGCTGGGCCACCGCACAACCGGCCCACCCTCGGCATCGCGGCTATGTGCGCGGCCACCGCCACGGCGTCTACCGGGACGGCCCCTACGTCGCCGCCTACGGCTCTGGTGGCGGCAAAGCCACCGTGCCCGAGATGCAGACGGCCATGGGGATCACCTGGACCGACGTGCGCGAGGAACTGACCGAAGCCATCCCGCCGGCCTTCACCCGCTGGATCGGCCACGCCTTCACCACCGCCCGACAGGAGATCCTCGCGTGAACACCACCGCCACCCTCGCGGCGGCGGGCCTCGACCCGACCACCCTCCACGACCTGTTCAGGGTGGCCGGGTCGGACGGCTTCGACCGCTGGCAAGAACAGATCCGCCGCACCGGCGGCTGCGCCGAACCCATCCACCTCATCGGCTCCACCAAGACCATCGACCCCACCACCGGCACCGTCCTGCACTCCTACTCGACCGACAAGGAGCCTGGTGGGCGTCTGCGGGTCGCGTGCGGCAACCGGCGCGCTTCCCGGTGCCCGGCCTGCGCCTGGACCTACGCCGGCGACACCTACCACCTCATCCGCGCCGGCCTCACCGGCGACGAGACCAAAGGCGTCACCACGACCGTGCGCGACCACCCCCGCGTCTTCGCCACCCTCACCGCGCCCTCGTTCGGGCCGGTCCACAACCGGCCCACCTCCGGCCGCTGCCGCTGCGGCACCCGGCACCCCGAAGGCGCGTCCGAACTTGGAACCGCGCTCGACCCGGCCACGTACGACTACGCGGGCGCGGTCCTGTGGAACAACCACGCCGGACACCTCTGGCGCTACGTCACCATCTACCTGCCCCGCGAACTCGCCGCCCGCGCCGGCATCACCCAACGCGAACTCAAAGAAGAGCTCCGGGTCTCCTACGGGAAGGTCGCGGAGTACCAAAAGCGTGGCGCCATCCACTTCCACGCCGTGATCCGCTTCGACGGACCAGACGGCCCCGACACCGCCCCGCCGGCCTGGGCCACCATCGATCTCCTCACGGACGCTCTGCGGGCTGCTGCTGCGCGTGCTG
Encoded proteins:
- a CDS encoding SCO3933 family regulatory protein encodes the protein MPSFKIDVSTAVVFVATAPAPKLVNKQTGEIAMDRETGAQLATVGLLISDEGEGNLYQVTVPSTGIPEGLAPGTPVSVIGLKARDWENEFNGQKRHGISFRAVSIVAGA
- a CDS encoding FtsK/SpoIIIE domain-containing protein; the protein is MTDVSTLLELSGVAAGAGGIGYAKVRAPRVYWSLVGLPVAIGRFTTTYSSTMDVCGLTVQPSRLRAFLVRNVARRSEVQPVPPKVRRVRGTSTGMRVTLRLPAGLEPADVAAASERLRHAWGVHSVHVTTTKPGFVELRMTGYDVLRRVRMPRRVPSGPMVVPVAQRDDGSAFVRDYRKVPHALTLGANQSGKSMYQRNLVKGLAKLPVGLVGIDCKRGVEQRPYAARLSALATNRDEAAGLLDVLVSEMETRFDLLSEYGVSDLWELPAEVRPVPLVVLVDEVAELFLTSARKEEERRDGMVMQMVRLAQMARAVGIFLEVCGQRFGSELGKGATALRAQLTGRVVHRVNDKQTAEMGLGDIAPEAVFAATAIPADRPGVAVAGDSSGGWSRIRTPETTPAEAGAVCRAFAHLTPDLPFLAAFRPIVPADPAAPVEGPSLVKPRPVTD
- a CDS encoding DUF2637 domain-containing protein, giving the protein MPRIRFDAVLIQAVIAGALSFAHLHDLAEAAGQHGWKAWAYPISVDLLLMAAWRRMRTLHADKQPAGSAWAWFVVALIASLGANVSTAGLLDLHAVPAWLRILVAGWPAIAFLGGTLLAHNPTSTPDEMPVELAPEPAADLMTVEREADQAPELPAPEPAPAPDPAPKSILPEPATPSPPAVPPALLDHARKLADTHHAATGQSIDADTLRLRLGVAGPLAASIAAQLA
- a CDS encoding mobile element transfer protein — protein: MPRPRRFYDVIRIGPVQVGSHYDGHGRTKHTATCTAPGCNFSTDKPDRSGAELAARTHRCNP
- a CDS encoding SpdD protein translates to MFTPKYPRPDTAPNPTTLPPLAPLVPTSDGHVPACTCSHTHTPTTPTPGPAPVAMRPTVQFTPGALVALAAGGTAAVLVIGTVLVSILLAVAITGASVAVCAIVIRSLLNSQHKAR
- a CDS encoding GGDEF domain-containing protein; the encoded protein is MDPMFLAAVAPVTGWALHGGLLARRLSTARRDPLTGLHTRAGFTTRAERLIRRSPGAVAVLVDLDDFKQINDTHGHAAGDAVIAATGLRLAAWTTRHGVAARLGGDEFAALVVGEPRTAGLPALAAALNRPVLYDAGVLPVSASIGVCRLTDLTMPRLTDALSAADAAMYAAKGHGRRNR
- a CDS encoding DNA methylase, which encodes MGYHLAGFEVDGIDITHRPRYPFTFHRADALTHLAHLITTGDIARYTLVHASPPCQDGCALTVGTNRSRGWGRDHVQLIPELRTLLDATGLPYVIEQPNGKAPIRADVRLCGEAFGLGVLRHRSFELGRWATAQPAHPRHRGYVRGHRHGVYRDGPYVAAYGSGGGKATVPEMQTAMGITWTDVREELTEAIPPAFTRWIGHAFTTARQEILA
- the repSA gene encoding replication initiator protein RepSA — translated: MNTTATLAAAGLDPTTLHDLFRVAGSDGFDRWQEQIRRTGGCAEPIHLIGSTKTIDPTTGTVLHSYSTDKEPGGRLRVACGNRRASRCPACAWTYAGDTYHLIRAGLTGDETKGVTTTVRDHPRVFATLTAPSFGPVHNRPTSGRCRCGTRHPEGASELGTALDPATYDYAGAVLWNNHAGHLWRYVTIYLPRELAARAGITQRELKEELRVSYGKVAEYQKRGAIHFHAVIRFDGPDGPDTAPPAWATIDLLTDALRAAAARAEVALPASGEYPARVLRWGTQLDVQPIGAFGHGEALTEQAVASYVAKYATKAAETTGTVDRRIGELSELDKLPDLPDHTRRLIQACSELDPAYPDRKLWRWAHMLGFRGHFSTKSRRYSTTLGALRQVRADYRATQQREALGLPDPDDDPEATTLTLAHWTYAGHGHTPGESWLAAQLHRDIQHNRDSAREHRAELDDLEGE